CCCTGACATTTTCCATAAGAAAGAACAAATGTTTGTGTACTGTGGCAAGGAGTGCTGGCAGTGAAATTGTGCTACTTATCCATTATGCAAAAAAATGGCATTATGAGTATAGTGGATGTGGCAGAACATTAATCATTAGTGAAACAGATCAAAAGCATACGTTGCTATCCAGGAAAGAAAGATATAAAATGTGATGGGTATTTTGTATAAACACGgtaataacaaaaagaaataaagggtACAAAACCTGTTTGAGTCAATcatgggagaaggaaaagaaagctggcaACGTTCCTCCAGAGGTTTCTCAGGAACCTAAGGACTTGGAGGTCCCATCCTTACCACAGACTTTAATTTCCTAGAAAGAGACCGGGTCTTATCAGTGAGAGCCTGTCCTGCAGGCACCTTGGATGTGTGAAATGATTAATGCCTTCATTAAGTACTCGCTGAACCAACAAGCAATCAGCCTACTCTCTAATTAGTGGAGGTGTCACAGAAGACCTGGCCATGGAAAGCAACCTTGATTGGATCAAGCAAGATACTTCACCATAATTCAGACGGACACAGAAAAGGAGACAGTGATGAagattcttaattaaaaatgggaaatctttattttaaatagttaagTGAAGGAGACTGAAATGGCAGTGGATGGGACTGAAGGCAGCTGGGAGCGAATGTCTGTCGCAGTGCAGGAGCCGGCACAGGAACCTGTATTGGAACTTGGAAAAGAGAGTTTAGGAGGGGTTCAGGGCTGAGCCGGGGGGTGACCATCTACAAACACAGGGTGCTGGGGGTGACCAAACGCCTACAAATAGGGGAAAGATGAATCGGAAGAGAACAGCAACACCTGGGGAGGAGAACATTTGGGGGGGAAGAGCTGGAATTGCTATACACCATGCTGAGTTAGAGACCTAGACCAAAAGCAAGGCTTTTCAGCCATGTAACTTAGAAAACACAAGGAGAAACGAGGTGGGAAGAGAAATAAGTTTTAGGGAGAGCTCTACATAGGGGCTGTAGCAAAACACCCCAGAAGGCCACGATGGCAAACAGATGTAAGGGAGGAAGAGTCTGAAGCAAAATGCCAAGAGTTTAATGGAACAAAGCTGAAGAATGATGGAAAATCTTCATTTGAGATGGGGACTAGCACGTGAATGTATAGGGCAGGTAGCAAGGCTTGTTAATGCACCCGTCAGCTCAGGGAGCGACACACGCAACACACCTCTGTTTAAGGAGGACAGAGAGGACGGCAAGAAAAGGGCAGTGAGCTAAGCAACCACAAGTCCCCTTCCATGGGTCTGTTGATCCATAGGGTACCGGGCTGTAGAACAAatctggagggggaaaaagttgAATACATCAGATAAAGCACGGGGGAGGCTGACCAAAGGGGACTGTGCCAAAGTCATCTTGACATCTTCGGTAACGCTGACCTCTCTAGACAAGGGAGAGGTAGCAGAGACCTCAGGTGAACTTCAGCAATGTTGTAATATCATGCAGGAAGTCACAGTTGAGAAGGAACCGTGAAGCACACAGGGAATTAGGAAGAGGGGAGACCACTATTTATGTGAGAAGAGACATGAGGGCAAGGGGAAAACTACTGCAGCTCATCAAGGTTGTACCCAGAGAGCAATCGTAATGCTTTTGCTAACAGTCTTGGTATAAAAACCAAGAATTTGCTGATTTGCACGGCTGGGAGTCTGCAGTCatgctgaggggcagggagggtaGGTGTTACGTGGCCACACAGAACTCCTCTCCCTGTGATCCCAGGGGGTGAGGGGGACACAGCTGTGCATCTCCCGAGAGGATGCTGACCCGCATGTATCTGATGATCGCTTTCCTGGTGCACAAGAAAGGTCCTACCCTCCCAGCTCTAAAAACGAGCTTGGAGATGACTCACAGAGAGGCTTCCTCTGTATCTGGGATGGACCAGGTTGGCCCTTCTCACAGGATCGGCTCTGCTTGCGGCAGCGCAGCCCCGGAGCCAGCGCTGTCCTGCATTACATAATGCAGGATGTCAGCGCTGCAGCCATTTCTTACAGACTCACTCGCCACAGGACGCTGTACCCAGGAACACGCAGCAAAACACAGTTCCCGAGGGggacgggggtgggggcgggagaAACGCATGCTGTGTGTATCCTCAAGGTATGGTTAACGAAATACAGCTCTCAGCATCTCCCgggctgctggcagctgctgcataATGAGATACTgtcacagctgcaaaaaaaaagtacagctctTTCTATGGCTttaggtttttcttcttcctttaaacCACTTGCACAGAAACGCCTTCTAGACCCGCTTCTCCCTGCTAAGCTGTAAATACAAGAGCTACGTAACGAGATGCGATCTCCTGCCGTAAGCTCCTCCGCACAGAACAGAGCGGCGACGGCTGCCTTCCCTGGGAGGGGTGTGAGGCAGGCACCGAGCCCACGCTGCCAGGCCCCCGCGGGACAGGCTCACCCGCTGAACCAGCAACCGCTGAGCCCCTGGGCTTTTACAGTCTCCATAACATCGCAGGCAGGACCAGCACTGCAGGCCTTCCATCTACCCAGGGGCTGTTCCACCGGGTGACACCAGTGTCACCGCCACACCAGCGCATGCAGGGCCCAActccccccagcatccccggTACCTGCCGGGTCCTGCCAGGAAGCGATGCAgggtgggctgtggggagctgctcACCAAGGAACTTTTGGGGGTGCGGAGGGGGCGCAGGGGGGGCCCGGGGGGTGGCGGCCCGGCGGCCTCACCCTTCTTGAACTCCTCAAGCAGCGTGTCGAGGCGCGTGTCGTTGAAGACGCAGTGGAGCGGGCGGCGGTAGAATCGTGTGACAGTCTGCAGGGGGGTGCAGTCATCGGGGTCGACGAAGGCCAGGTCCTTGACGAAGAGCAGGTCAACGATGTTGTCGCGCCGGTCGCCCTCGTAGACAGGGATGCGAGTGTAGCCGGAGCGGAGGATCTCGGAGACGGTGGCGAAGTCCAGCACGGCATCGGCGCGGAGCATGAAGCAGTCGGCCAGCGGCGTCAGCACGTCCTCCACCACCTTGGTGCGCAGCTCTAGCGCACCTTGCACCATGGCCAACTCCTCCCGCACCAGGTCGCCGTGGGGGCCGGCGGCGCGCAGCGTCTCCAGCAGCCTCTCCCGCGTGGAAAAGACGCTGAGCTCCTGCCGCAGCGCCCAGTCCAGCAGCCGGCTGAGCGGGTAGCAGAGCGGGAAGGCGGCCAGCATCAGCAGCCGGGTGAGGCAGAGGGTGCGGGAGGCGATGGCCAGTCCGTGCCGGGAGCAGACGGAGTAGGGCAGCACCTCGCCTCCCAGGAAGACGGCGGCGGTGCACAGCACCACCGGCAGCCAGGGCGCCCCCCGCGACCCTCCCGCCGCCccttccccgcctcccccgggcAGCGAGGCGCAGAGCCAGCCGGCCAGCGCCGCGTTGGCCCccgcctgccccagcagcagcgtgCACAGCAGGtaggtgccgccgccgccccgcaccgcctGCACCCGCCGCGCCTGCTCCCGTTCGGCGGCCGAGCCGCTGTTGCGCAGGACGCGGAGCTCCAGCGGGTCCAGCGAGAGCAGCGAGAGGCGCAGCCCGCTGAAGAGGGccgacagccccagcagcagcagggcgcCCAGCGCCCGCAACCAGCCCGCCTCCGGCAGCGGTAGCAGCCAGGCGCCCAGCGCCGGGGCGGCCGGCCGGACCCGCAGCAGGaacccccccgccgccccgtgGTGGGCCCAGGCCCGCCCGTCCCAGGCGCACAGCGAGAAGAGCCGcccccccggcgccgccgccgccgtctcgCCCTTCCGCGGCTCCCGTACCCGCACCTCGGCCAGCGCcgagcccgccgccccgcccgagCGCAGCGGACCCACCACCTCCACGTCCGAGGCCCAGGCGCTGCGCTCCCGGCACCGCTCCGCCGGGCCCCGCACCGCCTtgctcccccccgccgccgccgccgccgccgccggagccgcctCCTCGATGAAGACCAGGCGCGGCTCCCGCTCCCCCGCCGGCCCGCGGCTGCCGTTGCCCTCGGGCGGCGGCTGGAAGTAGAGGCGCAGGAGGAAGCGGCTTCCCTCCGCCGCCTGCACCGCGCCGCCCTCCAGGGACACCCGGCCCGGCGCCGTGTCCTCGGgccgcagccccagcagccaggcGGCCCCGGCCGGTGGCCGCGGGGACAGCgaaaagaagagcagcagcacggccccccggctccggccccagccgccgccgcgacccgggcccgccgccgccatggcgctGCGCCGGCACCGCAGCGCCCGCCCGCCGCACCGGGACTGCAGCGGGGagccggcacggcacggcacggcacggcacggcacggcggcACACGTGAGCCGGGGGGGCGGGCAGCCGCCACGCCACGTGCGACCGGGAGCCGGCCCCGACAGCCCCTCCCGCTCGGGTGCCCGGGATGGAGGGTacacggggggcggggggggggggggctcgccTTCCACCCCCGGACGCCCCACGCAGGAGCATCCCCACGGCGCGGTCGCCCTACATCTGGTAGGACGGTGGTGGGGCTGTCcgggagccccccagcccccgggggTACGGGCCTGGGAGCCCATCCGCCGGACTACGGGGCTGCCGCCACCCCCGGCAGCGAGGGAGCAGCCGGCCCTGCCCCGGCCACCCGCTCCCGGTGTCGCAGGGCGGGGGGCCGACCGGGCACCGACCGGGCAccgcctgggggggggggtgggggggtgacggggggctgtggggtggcggGGAGGGCTGCAGTGGAGGCTTGTTGAAAGGCTTCTGCCAGCAGTCTCTAGAGCTAGGATTTGCAGCCAGCCTCCCTCTGTTAACTGCCGAGGCCCAACACTTTAGCTTTTCAGCTCAAATTCATCTCCCTTCTTCCTGTGGGAgcggtttctttttttccttttaactggggggggggggggtgcaggtaGTCATTAGGTTTGCAGTCTTGCTAGGGAAACAAATGTACCGTGCTGTAACTAACATTTATTCTCCTGTCTAGGTCTGATGGGGAATGTGACACACCAACGGGGCTTATCAGCTTCAGAAGTATGTGCTGAAGAAGGCGCTTAAGGACTGTTGAAACTTTTGGGTCTTCCTGGGACCAGCACCCACGACAACCTTGAAATGAGGCTGGGGAACTGGAAAAGAGTCAGTTGCTTACAACTATGACAGGCTTGCTAGTGGCAAAGCAGGAAGCTAGTCAGAAAATAtcatggaggaaaaggaaatgctCCAGAAATTCCAATTATTCACTCATTATCGCAACCACGAAAATGGGCCACTTTCTGTGTCAGTGTgtcagcagggagacaggcatgaAAAGCTGCCAGGGACATCTGTGCTCCTTGCTGTGTGTTAGGAGAGACTCTTCCACCTCTCTGGGAGAGGCTGTTAAAATTTTTCCAAGTTTGATTAATTCCCTGGGATTTCACAGAGGCCACGTGCTGCTTCACAAGCCCTTTGCTGATCTTCCCCTTTCTAACTCCCTCCAAGTTCCGGTGGGGAAATATTGCCTGCTGCCTCTACCCGGGCATGATTTATGGAGGAGCCAATTGGTAATAAGCCTTACCCCAGCTTATACCCCCTTAGGAGCAGGTCTCACAAACTGTCCTGAGCAGTTCCTGGAGTGACTGGGGACAAGCCCAGCCTgcccctgcctttctgtctgCAGTCGGTTGGGGAACGAGCACACGGCTGCTCCTTCCTTACTAGAACCCTGTGGGAACTACTGCCTGAGACCATCCCAAGTTTTTGAAACTGCAGGCTGTCATCAGCATTGAATTTCTCACAGATTTCTTGATGCTGAGAATATTGTAAAGCCAATCTGGTTTTGTGCATCACTGCCATAGCGTTTTGGATTGCTGTTTGGAAGCTGCGTACCCTCGCCAGTAGTTACTCATCTCTATTAACTTGCAGATTAGATTCCTGAAGGATTTTGTAGTGATGAGTTTCTCAGTATAAGAGCTGAAGGCTGTGAATTACAGGCCTGCTTTTTTAGTTAAGTAAGTGCTGGGAAAGTATTCTTGTCCATACTACCCTTGTCACCAGAAATCCCTGGTCAGCAGTTTGGAAACCCCTGGTCTAGGCTAgcgcaattaaaaaaaacccacatggcaCTGCAGGAGGAGGAACCACAAGGTGGCAATCTCTCTCTGTTCTTCTACTGGCAAAAGAAACCTCTGGCAAAAATATCTCGGACAGCAGCCGTGTAAAGCTGCAAAGATGTTGGTCATGTCTCGTCTTTCAGAGTCGTTCATTTTGATGCTGGGTTTTCTCTTCTGGACGCTTTTCCCTTCAGGATGAAACTCTCGGGCTTGAAGAGGTGGAACTGAAGGCTGCTCTTTGCTGGCTTTTCCATCCTTTCACCCAAAATGGGCATCAGATGCTGCTTGTTAGATTGCTAACTGCCACGCTGCTTGCATGcatgctggcaaagctgctgagtGCTCGGAGAGAAGgtttcctcctctgctggaggcACTCCCTGTAGCAACTGGTTCAGAGTAGTGCGAGCCTCACGTTATATTAACGTGCAATTCAACAGGACTGTCAGGATCCGGGTTCGTGCAACGAGATGCCTCAACGGGAGCAAAATAACCTGGGTGTGAGGACTAGGCAGTGACCAGTTGAGCATGGCCTGTGGTCTCGAGGGGACCGCAAACGCCATAGTGACAATAGCTCCACTCCCAAAAAGATGTGCCCGGAGGAGGTAAAAATGCAGGGGAGAAATAATGCTGAGATCGAGGTGGAGCTGCCCTGGTCCTGCAGTATCAGCCACCATCTGTTGTGATGAGCTCCATCTCGGTCAGGACATAGTTGTGTTCTTGCCAGATGTTAGCTTACATGTGCTACATGTAAAAGTAAACTGGTGTGAAAGCTGTGGTCTGATGTGCTTTCAGTAGGATTTGCCCTGCATAAGTGACGACGTGCTAGCCAGCCTCTCGCTGAGAGGATGCACTCCAGAAGTTGCAGGTGTGTGGCTGGAGCGTGTTCAATGATTCAAGATAGGAAATATCTTCCAAAGCTCCAAATAAGACAAAACAAACTGAGCTTTAGCACATACTCAATTGATTGAGTCTTTGGCAAAGTATGATGTGAATTCACGAGGCTCACGCTGAAGCCTGTCCCAGCTGTATCCTGCCTGGTGAGTCCTTCAAGCAAGCACGGCACAGCTGCCCTGGTTTTCTTCTGACACTGAAGTCTTCTTCTTTTACCTGTTCTCCCCTCATGACATTGCTCTTCAGTTAGGAATAATAGCCTGCTTCCCGCTCACCAGGGCTGCTCAGGTTCTGCTTTGTGCCATGCCTGCCACCACTGAGCTCCCTCTGTGTCACAGCCTGACACATCCATGTCCCCTGCCAGTGGTGACATCTCTGATTGCGGCTGTCCTCTTCCAGCTCTGACTGTGCAGGTCCGGGCAGGACTCGGGGGAGGTGGGAAGCACGGACATGGGGAGTTTTGTAAAGTCCCCTTCACATCACCTTGACTTTAAGGTCTGAAGCCAGATTCCCAGAGGTTGCAATTTGCTTCCTTCCTGGTTGATGGGAGCCGAGGGGGTCTGCCGTCTGCTGGTCCTCTAGAAAAGGGCCAGGAGCCGCCGGGGGACTAGTGGGGATAGAAATGTTAGCGATCCAAATCATGATGGGAAACAGAAGGAGTaaagaaaatctggatttttaattttttttttttttttttccagaaagcaggaagaaatcTAGCAAGCACAAGGCTGGCTTCTCCTGGAACGTGTGTGCAACATGATTGTCACCAATGCTCTGTAGCCAGCTGAGAGAAGATACTTTCCCCAAGTAAGCAAAGCGAGCACTGAGACATGGGATA
The window above is part of the Numenius arquata chromosome 15, bNumArq3.hap1.1, whole genome shotgun sequence genome. Proteins encoded here:
- the CNNM1 gene encoding metal transporter CNNM1, producing MAAAGPGRGGGWGRSRGAVLLLFFSLSPRPPAGAAWLLGLRPEDTAPGRVSLEGGAVQAAEGSRFLLRLYFQPPPEGNGSRGPAGEREPRLVFIEEAAPAAAAAAAGGSKAVRGPAERCRERSAWASDVEVVGPLRSGGAAGSALAEVRVREPRKGETAAAAPGGRLFSLCAWDGRAWAHHGAAGGFLLRVRPAAPALGAWLLPLPEAGWLRALGALLLLGLSALFSGLRLSLLSLDPLELRVLRNSGSAAEREQARRVQAVRGGGGTYLLCTLLLGQAGANAALAGWLCASLPGGGGEGAAGGSRGAPWLPVVLCTAAVFLGGEVLPYSVCSRHGLAIASRTLCLTRLLMLAAFPLCYPLSRLLDWALRQELSVFSTRERLLETLRAAGPHGDLVREELAMVQGALELRTKVVEDVLTPLADCFMLRADAVLDFATVSEILRSGYTRIPVYEGDRRDNIVDLLFVKDLAFVDPDDCTPLQTVTRFYRRPLHCVFNDTRLDTLLEEFKKGKSHLAIVQRVNNEGEGDPFYEVMGIVTLEDVIEEIIKSEILDETDLYTDNRKKERVPHRGRKPQDFSIFRLSDSEMKVKISPQLLLATHRFMATEVEPFKSPYLSEKILLRLLKHPNVIQELKYDRKNKKAAEHYLYQRNRPVDYFILILQGKVEVEVGKEGLRFENGAFTYYGVPAIMAVVSSDNDVRKVGSLAGSSFLLPVSVSRTFAFSRGDSLAGSPVNRSPSRCSGLNRSESPNREHNDYGGSTTQLHSSSNNIYTPDYSVHILCDVQFVKVTRQQYHNALVASRMDSSPQSPDMEAFDRDSTKASTARGTPQTPKEDPTTLLNERNSAIRPEGLRSPSESVFLRMEGIPFIQEELADNEENSKRQNSECCGTVLEADSPGKEAVTSSSPSSSEETLGRRLLRSLSGRKQRPSPEGEPTPEESSNLAPLIT